GTAATTAAACGTTGGCTTTTGGTGTTCTGTCTCGTCAATGGTTGGCATGCTGTTTAATTTGTTGGCATCCGAAAGTGTTGGTTTGTAGGCTTTTGTTACCTCTACTTCCTGGGTTAAGGTGTCGCGTTGAGCCTGAGCAGCCAATCCTATTCCCATTAAGATAATTACAAGTATATATTGAATTGATTTAAACATGTTGCGCATTTTTAATTGTGTTTAATTTCCATTTGGAACGAGCTGTCTACTGCATTTTGCTGTTGTTGTGCTTCTTTTGAAAGGATAACATCCAGGCGTTGTTGAGCTTCTGCTTTTATTCCGTCGGTGTCATCGTTATAATTTTCGGCAAGGCTTTTTAAGGTGTGTTTTGCCTGAAACTGGTCGTTGTTGTCTTCGTAAATACTGGCCAGCAGTAGAAATGCTTTCCCCAGCCAAAAGGTGTATGGCGTTCCTTTTTCAATAAAATCAACTATTTCTTCTTCGGATTTGGCTTTATTGTTCTCGCGGTAATAAATTTCGGCTAACAGGTATTTGGCCTCGGCACCTTGCTCAAGTTTGGTGTCTTTAGCTACATCGCGCAGCGGACTTATTGCCGAGCTTAAATTGCCCAGTTCGTAATTTGATTTCCCAATGGCATAATCGGTTTCTTTTTTAAGGGCATCGTTGGCTACGTCCGATTTTTTTACTTTTTCGGCTGCTGGTATAACCTGCTGGTAGTTTTTGTCAATAAGGTGACACCGCATTTGGCCGGTGTTGGCGCGCAGTAAATTCCATTTTCCTGTTGCTTTTTCTTCAAGTCGGTTAAAAAAGGCAAGTGCATTACTGTAGTTACCGGCATTATAGGTTAATTCCGAGGCGCGTGATAATGCCTGTTCTGTAAAAATATTATCGGCCTGGTTGGCCACAAAAGTATAATGAGTGTTGGCCGCCTTGTAATCGCCATTTTTATAATGAGTTTCAGCCAGATAAAAATGAGCATTGGTAACATAGGCTCCGTTTGGGTACTGGTTCAGGTATTGCTGAAGCTGACGTTCAGCACCATCCTGCCCTGCCATGTAAACGCGTTCGGCAGCCGAGTAGGTTAGCTGGTCTTGTTCCGAAGCACTCACACTTACATTGCCTCCTAAACGTCGCACGTAAGCAAAGTAGGCGTCAACATTGTTTAGTTCAACATAGCAATTTTTAATGCCTTGCAGAGCCGAATTGGCTTCGGGTGTGCCTTTGTAGTTTTCAGCAACTTCTTTGTACTGGCGAAGTGCTTTGTTAAACTCTCCATTGTTGTAATTAACCAGCCCCAGCTGAAGCAGTGCATTGCGGTAGTAATTACTGTGTGGATGGTTTTCAACAATTTCCTGGTATTGCTGTACTGCCTCAAAACTGTTTCCAAGGCGCTCGTTTGCACGACCCAGCTCGTACAGGGCATCGTCGTAATAATCCGATTCCGGAAACTCTTTTGTCAGCTTTTTCAGGTTGTTTATTTTATCCTGTTGTTTTCGCTGAAGTCCCTGGCAAAAAGCAATTTGCAATAAGGCGTAATCGGCTTCAAGCATTTTCATGTTGTAAGCCTTTTCATAGCTGTTAATCGCCTGGGCATAATTGGTATGTAAAAAATAGTAATCGCCAATGCGGTTGTAAGCGTCAGCTATTTTAGGTGTGCGTTTCCCATTCATTTTTTCAACATAACGGGTAAAACCACGGTTTGCAGCCTCTTTGTCTCCGGTTTTAAGGTAGGCATAGGCCATATTGTAATCGGCACTTATGCCTTCTTCATTACTTGTGTTTGAGTTGCTTTGCGCAAACTGATTATAAGATGCAATGGAATTGTTGTAATCGCCAACCCGATATAAGGCTTCTGATTTCCAATACAATGCCCTCGACTTAATATCGGCGTTAAAGCTTCCGTTATTCAACGACAGGTCGAAATATTCTATGGCCTGGTGATAGGCAAGGTTGTTAAAAAGCTCCAGCCCGCGGTAAAAAGTTACCCGTTGGTAAGCCTTTAAAACCTGGGGTGTTTTATTCTGAATCTTTTCAATTGACTCAATGGCGTCTTTGTAATTTTTTGTTACCATGTACACGTCAACCAGAATTTTGTAAGCTTCTGCATTTTTTGGCGAGTTGGGGTATTCGGCAATGTAGCGGTCAAAAGCTTTTATGGTTTCGTTAAAGGGCGAATACGATAGCTCGTAGGTTAATTTCGCATAACTAAACAAGGCATCTTCTTTTATTTCCGGATTAAAATTAAACTCAGAAGCTGCATTGTAAGCTGTTTTTGCTTTTTCCTTTTCGTTAAGTTTTATAAAACAATCGGCCAGGTGGTAGTAGGCGTTTTGTGTCATCTCATCTTCTCCGGTTGCAGCTTTTTGCAACAAGTTAGCTGCTTCGCTGTAATTTTCGGTGTGGTAATAACAAAATCCAAGGATGTAGTTCTCTTCGCGTGTTTTTGGGCCTGAGGTTGCAAAATATGATTCAAGGTAAGGGATAGCCTCCTGGTATTGGTGCAAATGAAAATACGAATCACCGATTATCCTTGAAAGTTCATTTTTATGTTCTTCAGGCACATCGTTAATAACAGAGGTGGTATAACTTACTACTTCGTTGTATTTTTTTTGTTTGTAGTAAATATGGCTAACGTAAAGTGGAATAACCTGTGAATAAGCCGGGTCGTTGTTTAAGGCTGTAAACCCTTGCAAAGC
Above is a genomic segment from uncultured Draconibacterium sp. containing:
- a CDS encoding tetratricopeptide repeat protein yields the protein MRTIQILIFLFFIIGSYQSASAQQTAWFDNVRKDIDIAKELYAKGKYISSYRQFEKIQNQVDAKSELYSEAEYFKSVSALHAGYKSGNKLIGTFVKTYPESPYINSALFNLGVNQFNKRQYTVALRTFAKVDRNDLPETERIELQYKNGFANMEQGNTELAYKEFLSIRNSNNIYSKPATYYCAHIQYLNEEYDAALQGFTALNNDPAYSQVIPLYVSHIYYKQKKYNEVVSYTTSVINDVPEEHKNELSRIIGDSYFHLHQYQEAIPYLESYFATSGPKTREENYILGFCYYHTENYSEAANLLQKAATGEDEMTQNAYYHLADCFIKLNEKEKAKTAYNAASEFNFNPEIKEDALFSYAKLTYELSYSPFNETIKAFDRYIAEYPNSPKNAEAYKILVDVYMVTKNYKDAIESIEKIQNKTPQVLKAYQRVTFYRGLELFNNLAYHQAIEYFDLSLNNGSFNADIKSRALYWKSEALYRVGDYNNSIASYNQFAQSNSNTSNEEGISADYNMAYAYLKTGDKEAANRGFTRYVEKMNGKRTPKIADAYNRIGDYYFLHTNYAQAINSYEKAYNMKMLEADYALLQIAFCQGLQRKQQDKINNLKKLTKEFPESDYYDDALYELGRANERLGNSFEAVQQYQEIVENHPHSNYYRNALLQLGLVNYNNGEFNKALRQYKEVAENYKGTPEANSALQGIKNCYVELNNVDAYFAYVRRLGGNVSVSASEQDQLTYSAAERVYMAGQDGAERQLQQYLNQYPNGAYVTNAHFYLAETHYKNGDYKAANTHYTFVANQADNIFTEQALSRASELTYNAGNYSNALAFFNRLEEKATGKWNLLRANTGQMRCHLIDKNYQQVIPAAEKVKKSDVANDALKKETDYAIGKSNYELGNLSSAISPLRDVAKDTKLEQGAEAKYLLAEIYYRENNKAKSEEEIVDFIEKGTPYTFWLGKAFLLLASIYEDNNDQFQAKHTLKSLAENYNDDTDGIKAEAQQRLDVILSKEAQQQQNAVDSSFQMEIKHN